TAGTCACCAGGCAAGTGACAAGCCCAGCTTCAGCCCTCTGTGTTGGCTGCTGCATGTCATCTCCTTGGAAGGGATGCTTTTCTTCTTCACTTCGCAGGAGAAGAATTTTGAGGCCAGAGAGGTTAATTCATCTGCCCCGGGGTCCTAGCTTCTAAGAGGCGGAGGTGggttttgaacccaggtcttcaaaTATCCGCCTCAGAAGAAAGGGCTAAGTCTTGTAACTTCAgacaagcctcagtttccctcacaTATAACGTGGGACGAATTACAGCACCGAATTCTTGGGGTGGAGGCGTCCAGGAAATTGAAAAACCAAGCGCTCAGTAACTTTTAccttaaaaagagggaaaaaaaaatctttcccaccaccttctctcccccacccccttctctcttcctctctctgttgGTTCGCCCCTAAAAGGAGAAACTTTGGTATTTGTtcttcaaacatttattttttagggttttcttttttggaagGGGAAGTATTGGTGAAGGTAATCAGTTTTCAGACTTAAGATAAAAAATCGCAGCAAAGGGTCGACTTGACTCTTTATAATTAATGGGGCGGCTTGTAATAGGATTCTCCTGCCTGTGGCGCTCCCAGGAAACACCTTTTTACATAAGATATTGCCCACACCGGAGTGGCAGCGGAGTGATTTATGGGGTTCCTTGCTCCAGAAAACCTCTCCTGGGGTTGCCCAGCCAGTGGAATTTATCAGGGAATTTGGAAGCCAGGCAAGAAACCTGCCCGTGACATTTTTGGTGGAgtttaaaaagcacaaacattGGGGAAGGGAGAAGCCAATGGGACAGGGCCAGGGAAAGAGGGCCCACTGAGGTTGGGTTTTCCACCAGCAGAGCCTGAGATGGGAGTTCCTGGCACGTGATATATCAAGGGAGCCCTCAGAGGAAAAGCAGGGCAGGGGGCGGGAGGTaaacaggaggagaggagggcgcCAGTGGAGTCAGGGCTCAGCCAGATCGCAGGAGGCTCTCAGCTCTGTGGATGGGACCACAGAGATGCTCTTACCTTGAGGTTGCAAGAGGGGCTGGCTTTtctagccccccccccccccccgacaccTCTCTGGACACAGAGCCTCCCATCAGCCGTTCCTGGGATACAGGGCAGCTGTCGGCCCCCAGCAACCATCACTCCCACCATGAGCCGCTTCCATCTTTCCATGCCCCTGCCATGCCTGGGGTCGGCTCTGGGTTGGCTCTGCAGCCCTAGACCAACACAGAAAATCTGCTCTCGGGACCCTCATCGTAGGCTCCCCAGGAGAGCAGAGGCAATGGCAAGAGTCTCTCAGCCCCGGTGCCCATCCTGCTGGATCAGGTCATAACAACCATCACCTTGGCTTCAACCATCCATGCCCCTCTCTCTCCATGTCCCCACCCTGCCCTTGGCATTCCTTGGGTGTCAACCAGGAAGGGCCACACACCAAGGTAATGGATGCGTGTTATCTAGACAGGGTCAACAGACCCCTCGGCATCTTATCTCCAGCTTGCCGAGACCAGGAGAGGAGTAAACAGCAGCTGACAAGTCTCCCAAGGGTGCAGCCAAGGACAGGAGCCCGACTGGGAGTCAGAGCACCTGGAATGGAGACGGGCCCTGCCAACTCACCTGGGTGTGGAGATGGTCtctgtatacttacagctgattcaggTTGTTGTGCAGGAGAAATCAACACAAccttataaagcaattatcctccaattaaaaataaatgaaatgaaatgactgCTAAGACCCCTAGCACACAGTACAATACAAAACACACAAGCTCAATACAAGAATAAGTGCTCCACACCCCTCATGGCTGGGGGAGGAACGCTCAGAAGATAGTAAGAACTAGCAATGACTGAAAGACTACTTATGCTGAGTTCTCATAATAATCTGCACacaacccattttacagattagaacaCTGAGGCACTAAACCAGAGCATCATTTACTCAAGGTCACCAGGGTAGTGAGTAGGAAAAATTTCAGGCTCAAGCCTGGCTCTGGGGCATTCAGCATCTCTTCTGGTAACTCACAAGAACATAAGTCTGCATCCTGGAGGCTTCTGGAGGGACATCCTGGCAACCGAAGTCATGTCTGCGATCAAAGGGAAGGTGAAGCCGAGGCAGACGGAGGCCACTGCCGCTCTCAAATCCTCTTGAGAATTGGAGGAGACACCTGGTGGAGGGAGCAGTCTGGCCCAAGGAAAGGAGGTGGGAAGCTGCAAGTGGGCCTCCTCCAGCACAGAGGGGCAGCCTGAAGCCAAGAGAGTGGAAggcacttgcccagggtcacacggTCAAGACGCAGCCCCAACAGGGAGGTGGATTCTGCCTTGAGCTGTGATGCAAGTGGCCCCCACACTGACTTTTGTTTCCTGCAGCACTGGGAGGGGTCGGATAGGGCTCTCCCCATGCCAAGACCTCGTGAGGCCATCTGTCTCTGGGACTTCAGCACCCCCTAGCAGGTTGGAGCCAAGGAAGACCCTGGGACGGGTCTCACCAGCCTGGAGGCTCCGCCTTCCCATTGGAGACGCTttgctgccccctggtggctgCAAAGGATTCTGATTTCCTCTGTTTTCAAAGAGCTCCCTTTCCAGGGCCGGCTGGAGCCCATTTTCAGAATCAGTCCCCTCCTTCTTTGTGACCCTCAGGTGTGTCCAGACCCACCCAGAGGCCATACCTCCTTCTCCAATGGCCcgccaggccaaaaaaaaaaaaaaaaaaagcggcaatcgaagaaatacagaaaagtgaaaagtgaaagtgaagtcactcagtcgtgtctgattctgcgaccccatggactgtagcctctcaggctcctctgtccatgggattttccaggcaaagagtgctggagtggattgccatttccttctccaggggatcttcccaacccaggaatcgaacccgggtctcccacgttgcaagcagacgctttaccatctgagccactagggaagccggTGTTAAAAATCACTGGATTTGAAATGAGCTGGTCTACATTGCAGCCTGTGCACCCTTAATCGAGGTATGTCACCTTCTCGAGtctcagtgtccccatctgtaGAACAGGGACGATAATAATGGTATCTAATCCATGATGCCTTTGTGAATGTTAAAAAGGACAAGGAAGAGAAAGTTCTTAGAAGTTCTGGCACATGACAAGTATTTTGTGAAGATTGgtgaagggacttctctggtgttttggtggttaagaacccgcctgccgatacaggggacacgggttcgaatcctggtctgggaactaaggtcccacatgcctcgggatgactaagcccatgcaccacaaccaatGAGCCCACGGACCCCAGAGCCCCCGCTCCTCAAGGGAGGCTgttgcaacgagaagcccacgcacagcaacgaagacccagcacagccaaaaataaacgaataaaatactttttaaaaaagattggtGGAGTTGTCCTCACTGACCCAGGGCTGAGAAGTGACAGAATGCTCCCTCCCCTTCCTGAGCAGGTCCCCTAGGTAATGGAAGCCTGGTAAGGAACTCAGCATGGCCAGATTCCCTTAGAAACCCGAGTTTTGAATTCTTGGCTTTATTGCCCAAGCTGTAGGATATGAAGAGCACTGACATCAAGGTTGCCGTGCGCCTTCCCTGAGTCCatggaggtttaaaaaaaaaaaaaaaaaaaaaaaaaaaaggacctgcTGGAGTTACAAACTCAACTCAGAAAGGGTTTATTGGCCAGAGCTGCAGGGAGGCCAGAGGGACAAGCTCAGGTGGGCCTCCTGCAGGAGGCTGCCAGCACAGCAGCACAGGGCGGCTTCTACTGCCTTCCATGAGCCCAGAGGCCCCTCAGCCAGCTATATGGGTGTCCAGGAGCCTCTTGGGGATCGCTGGAACCCAGCCGACCCTCCCAAACCAGGAGCCCTCAATCCTGGCCCAGCTGGGCTTTCAGAGCCTGTAGCTCCCCACTATCGATGCTGTTGCCTCCGCACACGATGACCACGACTGAGGCTGGGGAAGGGCACAGGTGGCCCTCAGCCTGGAGCCTCCCCAGGAGGCCTGAGTAGATGGCAGCTAAGGCTGCCCCGCAGGCAGGCTCCACCAGTGTTCGCTCATCATCTGCCCAGAgagggggatgggggtggaggggaggaaaaggagggaaaaccagttAGTGCTCAGCAGGCTCTGGGCAATGCAGTTCCATGAAGCCAGCCATCCAGGCATCCATCTCACAATCTATCATTTGTCTGACCCTCTGTCCATCCATCAATCTGACCAtctatccctccatccatccgcctttcatccatccatccatccatccatccatcattagactgtctgtctgtccatctatcAGTGTATCTATCAATCATtgtatcatccatccatccatctattcatccatcattTGACTGTCCATCCATCAATGTATCCATTAATCAATgtgtccacccatccatccatccatttctaTATCATTTGTCAATCCACTGCCCATCAATCCATCCAACCAGCCAGCCACCCATCTACCTATTCATTATCCACCTTTCCACTCACTCATACATTCAtacattcactcaacaaatatttattgagcacccccTCCCTGGCAGGCCCTGGGAACACAACAATGAGCAAGACATACCAACCCCCACCCTCAcagagctcacagtctagtgaTGTAGGTGAATAAGAATCTGGCACTTGAAAGAATGGCGGACTGGTGCACAGGAAGTCTTCTgcccaggtggggtgggggtgggaaatcagagaaggcttcctggagaaggtgccATGGTGGGCTGAGTAGCCCTTTAGTTACATGAAACCAATAGGCTGCAGGGCCAGGATGGGAAGCCAGAGGGAAGATGAGTATGTACAGAACTCTGGAGGCTAGAGAGAGGACACACTTCTTCACCTCCACCCCTTCCATCCACTCAGTGTATACTTACTGAAAGATTACTATATACCCAGCCCTGTGATAGGCACTGAGGATATGGACAAGAGAAAACACACTCTCCTCAGGGAGTCCAGGGACCTCGTGGGTTTCCAAGCCCAGGTGGAGGGCATTGCTCACTCACCCAGGAATCGCTGCACAGCACTCACGGCTTCAGCATCCACCACCACCTCCGAGAAGATCCTAAACTCTTTCGTACACTCCAGGGCCCGTGCAGCCACTGTCCTGGCCCCCAGGCTCTTGGCTAGACTGCAGGAGCAGGCAGTTGGGGCGGGGAAGGCAGGGGTGTGGAGAAGAGGTGGGGAGTCAGGTCTCCTCCCTGCAcagccccagccctccccagccccaggcacccCTCCCATCCTGCAGCGGGCCCAGGACTCAGCATTTTAAGCCTAGAGCAATGCCTGAGTCAGGGGAAGCACGCAAAAATTCTGTGTCCCATGAATAGCTGGTGAGCACACATCCCTCTGACTCTACAACCATGACTGCGCTGTTCTTGCACAGACCCCAGAAAGCCAAGCCTAGAAAGTGATTCTTTCACTGTATCCATTCATAACCGCTTATCATGTCTATACTATAGCTGTATTTGTTGCCTATTTACAGGGTGCTGGATGCATGGATTCTCCTGGGGGGTCTTTCGTTTGTTTTATTTTTCGGTCGCACCATACAGCCTGGCGTGTGGGAATCTTAGATCCcgcaccagggattgaatccacacccctggagtggaagcgcagagttgtaaccgctgggccaccagggaagtccccaggattTTCTGTTTTAAGTCTTACAGTCTCCTTTGGGAGTTAGAAATGTATGAGTCCCATTTTATAGGtcaagaaactgaagttcagagaggctgagcaacttgctcaaggacacacagctagtcAACAGCAGAATGTGGGTTCAAATTcaagcagtctggctccagagtccatgctctttACCTCTGTGCTTGGGATGACCTACCTGCTGGTATTTTCCTGAGCTGGGCAGTGTTTCAGGGCCAGGAGAGCTCATCAGAACTGATGCTGAGTCCTAAGTGGCCCACAGCATGGACTCTGGTGCCGGGCTGCCTGGTTTCAAACCTGGGTTCtaaactagctgtgtgaccttgggaaagccactttgcctctctgagcctcagtttcctcatctgaaaaacagagataataataatagctgggggaacttccctggcaatccaatggttaagactctgagcttcctctgcaggggacatgggttcagctcctggttggggaactaagatcccacatgctgcaaggccaAAATAAGATGAAGAAGAATAGCTGGTTCACAAGGTTGTCGTGGAGAATGAGTTAAAGCATTTCAAGTGCTTAGAAGAGAGCCTTCCAGATAGTGAGTTCTGTAACAGTGTTAGCTGCGATTATGGTTATTGCCCTTATCCAGATCCAAGTCTGGGAGCAGAGACAACAGCGAATAAGGAAACCCAAggataagtaaataaaaacccACTGTAGAAAGATGCCATGAGGGAGAACTTGGGAGGAAAACCTCCAACGACAGGGTTGAGGGGAGACCCTCTCTTGGGGAGAGAAACCAACCAGAAGAAGATGGAACCCCAGCACTTCCGGGCAGAGGACACAGCCTGTGCAAAAGCATGGAGGGAGGAAAGTGCCCAGCCCATTCAAGGGACAGGAAGACAGGCCAGTGACTGGAATGGAGTACGGAGGGGTCTGATTCCAGCCTGAGAGCTTGGGGAACGTGCTGACGGGTTTAAGTAGGGAACAAAAAATTCCTATAGATCAGTCATGCAGGATTAAGGAGACCccatggagggacttccctggtgacccagtggttaagactgcccttccaatgcaaggggcaaggGTCCCATTTCTGCTCGGGGAACTAAAGTCCTGCATACCGtatggcacaaccaaaaaaaaaagaaaagaaaaattaaaagataattaaataCTTAAGGACTTCACTAGCATTGCagtgcacttccactgcagaaggcacacgttctatccctggtcaaggaaataAGATCCCGCTTgccatgtggtacagccaaaaaaaaattttttttaattaaaaaaaataaaaggatactaCCTTGAGTGCTCCCACCCTCACTAATTGGGACTGAGAAGCCCCAGGACAGCCCAGCACCCCACAGATGCCCCCAGCCCATGCCTACCTAGTGATGCCGGGAAGCGTCACCAGCCTGCCTGCCTTGATGGCCGCGTTGAAGCAGTGTGCCCCTTGGGTCTCCATGGCAATTATGGGCACATGTTGCCAGCCCACCTCTGCCAGACCAGCTGACACCCCCGCCAGGAGACCTCCGCCCCCGACTGCCAGCACCAGGGCACCCGGTGGGGTCCCCAGCGCTGCCTTCAGCTCCCGCACCAGGCTCATGTGGCCTTCCCTGTGGGACGAGGGAGTGGGAGAGAGGGCCAGGACTGAGGGCGGGGGGACACAGCCCCCCACAGTGCCAGCCCTCGCCCCGTCCAcggcaggaggaggggagaccCTGCCACACTTGGTTCACTCAGCTTCCATCCACTCAGTTTACGCGTTCACTCATTCTTTCTCCCCTTCGTCAGCCTCCCAGGCACTTTCTCAATCCATTTCATCCATTCCACAACTTTGGAAAGAGGCAGCGTTCGTGTGTCTGGCTAAGAGCTGACCAGCatgagacttccctagtggtctagaagttaagactccttgcttccactgcaggagccatgggttcgatctctggtctgggaactaagatcctccatgcTACAcggtatggccaaaaataaaagggCAGACC
This is a stretch of genomic DNA from Budorcas taxicolor isolate Tak-1 chromosome 17, Takin1.1, whole genome shotgun sequence. It encodes these proteins:
- the SDSL gene encoding serine dehydratase-like codes for the protein MKSPLEECAEGEPFHVVTPLLESWALSQVAGMPVFLKYENVQPTGSFKIRGIGHFCQEVAEKGCRHLVCSSGGNAGIAAAYAARKLGIPATIVLPEGTSVKVVKRLQWEGAEVQLTGKIWDEANLRAQELAKNDGWVNVPPFDHPLIWEGHMSLVRELKAALGTPPGALVLAVGGGGLLAGVSAGLAEVGWQHVPIIAMETQGAHCFNAAIKAGRLVTLPGITSLAKSLGARTVAARALECTKEFRIFSEVVVDAEAVSAVQRFLDDERTLVEPACGAALAAIYSGLLGRLQAEGHLCPSPASVVVIVCGGNSIDSGELQALKAQLGQD